In a single window of the Canis lupus dingo isolate Sandy chromosome 18, ASM325472v2, whole genome shotgun sequence genome:
- the LOC112663655 gene encoding olfactory receptor 10AG1-like — translation MLNLPFPQMKHQEKPPEDNLTELIEFVLLDFADVPHLQWLLFGLFLVIYIIIVMSNGIIFLITKLDPSLQTPMYFFLGNFSFLEICYVSVTLPRMLMNLWTQRRTISLVACATQMCCILVLGTTECFLLAVMAYDRYMAICNPLHYPLMMNHKTCIQLAAGSWISGIPVQIGQTVQIFSLPFCGSNLIDHFFCDIPPVLKLACGNTFVNEMMVYIVVILIVTVPFLLILISYSKIISTILKLHSATSRAKAFSTCSSHLTVVVLFFGSAIITYLRPKASHSARIDKVLSLFYTVVTPLFNPLIYSLRNKEVITALRKLLCK, via the coding sequence ATGCTAAATTTACCCTTTCCACAGATGAAACACCAAGAAAAACCACCAGAAGATAATCTAACTGAACTGATAGAATTTGTTCTCTTGGACTTTGCTGATGTTCCCCATCTCCAGTGGCTTCTATTTGGACTGTTCTTAGTCATCTACATCATTATTGTGATGAGTAACGGCATCATTTTTCTAATAACAAAACTGGACCCTTCTCTCCAGACCCCTATGTACTTTTTCCTAggcaatttttcctttttggaaatcTGCTATGTATCAGTTACTCTCCCCAGAATGCTCATGAACCTTTGGACCCAGAGAAGAACAATTTCTTTAGTTGCCTGTGCTACCCAAATGTGCTGCATTCTTGTGCTGGGAACCACCGAATGTTTCCTTCTAGcagtgatggcctatgaccgctacaTGGCCATTTGCAACCCTCTACACTACCCTTTAATGATGAACCACAAAACTTGTATTCAGCTGGCGGCTGGCTCCTGGATCAGTGGAATTCCAGTCCAGATAGGGCAGACAGTCcagattttctctctgcccttttgTGGCTCTAATTTAATTGACCACTTCTTCTGTGACATCCCCCCAGTACTCAAGCTTGCTTGTGGGAACACATTTGTGAATGAAATGATGGTCTACATAGTTGTCATCTTGATTGTCACAGTTCCATTTCTGTTGATACTTATTTCCTATAGCAAAATCATCTCCACAATCCTTAAATTGCATTCAGCCACAAGTCGAGCCAAGGCCTTCTCCACCTGTTCATCTCATCTTACGGTTGTGGTGCTGTTCTTTGGATCAGCCATTATTACCTATTTAAGACCCAAAGCCAGTCACTCAGCAAGAATTGACAAAgtgctttctcttttctacaCAGTTGTGACTCCTCTATTTAATCCTCTCATATACAGTCTAAGGAACAAGGAAGTCATAACAGCTTTGAGAAAATTGCTATGTAAATAA